From Rhodanobacteraceae bacterium, the proteins below share one genomic window:
- a CDS encoding twitching motility protein PilG yields MNDNANHDGLTGLKVMVIDDSKTIRRTAETLLKKEGAEVLTAVDGFEALAKISDLRPDIIFVDIMMPRLDGYQTCALIKNNHVFRSTPVIMLSSKDGLFDKARGRIVGSEQYLTKPFTRDELLDAIRQHVATVK; encoded by the coding sequence GTGAATGACAACGCCAACCACGATGGCCTGACCGGACTGAAGGTCATGGTCATCGACGATTCGAAGACCATCCGCCGCACCGCCGAAACCCTGCTGAAAAAGGAGGGCGCGGAAGTGCTGACCGCCGTCGACGGCTTCGAGGCCTTGGCCAAGATCTCCGACCTGCGGCCGGACATCATCTTCGTCGACATCATGATGCCGCGGCTGGACGGCTACCAGACCTGTGCGCTGATCAAGAACAACCATGTGTTCCGTTCGACGCCGGTGATCATGCTGTCGTCGAAGGACGGTCTGTTCGACAAGGCGCGCGGGCGCATCGTGGGTTCCGAGCAGTACCTCACCAAACCCTTCACCCGCGACGAGCTGCTGGACGCGATCCGGCAGCACGTCGCGACCGTCAAGTAA
- a CDS encoding twitching motility protein PilJ produces the protein MSANSGAVRKGASLQTWLIVILLLAIVLAGVDFFLLNRHDSQDRSAAQLTTQIQVNSQQVANFALQSANGNIDAFKELSSTRAAIAAAVQHLNAGDPATGLPAYGDAIGVRDPMGALSKSWDQLSKDLGAIEANKDAVLDSASQAAAFNQQMPDLNSKINQVISILQSKGSSSQIYTASQLLVSGDRLIRRVGDVLQGGADSASAANGLALDSTNYGATLKQLSDDSSGEAAKILAGVQKSWAGLEAPVQKVIAAAPTLVTVKTAATQASVDSQDVLLKANSVSNALGKLPQTRPFPNVWWGLLGAVVAVVFAVVLAFSFIGAERKRASESRKLNERNQQAIMRLLDEMGTLAEGDLTVKATVTEDITGAIADSVNFAVEALRSLVTTINETAVRVSSAAQETQATAKHLADAANQQAEQITSASSKINEMAVSIDQVSKNSADSAEVAQRSVQIASNGAQIVRQTISGMDSIREQIQETSKRIKRLGESSQEIGSIVELINDIAEQTNILALNAAIQAASAGEAGRGFAVVADEVQRLAERATGATKRIETLVQTIQTDTNEAVSSMEQTTTQVVNGARLAEDAGTALGEIEKVSNNLAGLIQGISSAAKQQSAAATNISSTMSSIQQITAQTSVGANQTAESIGNLAQLAQELRRSVADFKLPA, from the coding sequence ATGAGCGCGAATTCCGGTGCGGTCCGCAAGGGTGCATCCCTGCAGACCTGGCTTATCGTCATCCTGCTGCTGGCGATCGTGCTGGCGGGCGTGGACTTCTTCCTGCTGAACCGGCACGACAGCCAGGACCGTTCCGCGGCGCAGCTCACCACGCAGATCCAGGTGAACTCGCAGCAGGTCGCGAACTTCGCGCTGCAGTCCGCCAACGGCAACATCGATGCGTTCAAGGAACTCAGCAGCACGCGCGCGGCGATCGCGGCGGCGGTGCAGCACTTGAATGCCGGCGATCCCGCGACGGGCTTGCCCGCCTACGGCGACGCGATCGGCGTGCGCGATCCGATGGGCGCGCTCTCGAAATCGTGGGACCAGCTGAGCAAGGACCTCGGCGCCATCGAAGCCAACAAGGATGCGGTGCTGGATTCGGCTTCGCAGGCCGCCGCGTTCAACCAGCAGATGCCGGACCTGAACTCCAAGATCAACCAGGTCATCAGCATCCTGCAGTCGAAAGGTTCTTCCTCGCAGATCTACACCGCCTCGCAGCTGCTGGTGTCGGGCGACCGCCTGATCCGCCGCGTGGGCGACGTGTTGCAGGGCGGCGCGGATTCCGCGTCGGCCGCCAACGGTCTGGCGCTGGACTCCACCAACTACGGCGCGACGCTGAAGCAGCTTTCCGATGATTCCTCGGGCGAAGCCGCGAAGATCCTCGCGGGCGTGCAGAAATCCTGGGCCGGCCTCGAAGCGCCGGTGCAGAAGGTGATCGCCGCCGCGCCGACGCTGGTGACGGTGAAGACCGCGGCCACGCAGGCCTCGGTGGATTCGCAGGACGTGTTGCTGAAGGCCAACAGCGTGTCCAACGCGCTCGGCAAGCTGCCGCAGACGCGGCCGTTCCCGAACGTGTGGTGGGGCCTTTTGGGCGCGGTGGTGGCGGTGGTGTTCGCGGTGGTGCTGGCTTTCAGCTTCATCGGCGCCGAGCGCAAGCGCGCCTCCGAAAGCCGCAAGCTCAACGAACGCAACCAGCAGGCCATCATGCGCTTGCTGGACGAAATGGGCACGCTCGCCGAAGGTGATTTGACGGTGAAGGCCACCGTGACCGAAGACATCACCGGCGCGATCGCGGACTCGGTGAACTTCGCGGTCGAGGCACTGCGCTCGCTGGTGACCACGATCAACGAGACGGCGGTGCGCGTGTCGTCGGCAGCGCAGGAAACCCAGGCCACCGCCAAGCATCTGGCGGACGCGGCCAACCAGCAGGCCGAACAGATCACCTCCGCCTCGTCGAAGATCAACGAAATGGCGGTGTCCATCGACCAGGTGTCGAAGAACTCCGCCGACTCGGCGGAAGTGGCGCAACGCTCGGTGCAGATCGCGTCGAACGGCGCGCAGATCGTGCGCCAGACGATCAGCGGCATGGACTCGATCCGCGAGCAGATCCAGGAAACGTCCAAGCGCATCAAGCGCCTCGGCGAGTCCTCGCAGGAAATCGGCTCGATCGTCGAACTCATCAACGACATCGCCGAGCAGACCAACATTCTGGCGCTGAACGCGGCCATTCAGGCCGCCTCGGCGGGCGAGGCGGGCCGCGGCTTCGCGGTGGTCGCGGACGAAGTGCAGCGACTGGCCGAACGCGCGACCGGCGCGACCAAGCGAATCGAGACGCTGGTGCAGACCATTCAGACCGACACCAACGAGGCGGTCAGTTCGATGGAACAGACCACGACTCAAGTGGTGAACGGTGCGCGCCTGGCCGAGGACGCCGGCACCGCGCTGGGTGAAATCGAAAAGGTGTCGAACAATCTCGCCGGACTGATTCAGGGCATCTCCAGCGCCGCGAAGCAGCAGTCCGCGGCGGCGACCAACATCTCGTCGACGATGAGTTCGATTCAGCAGATCACCGCGCAGACTTCGGTGGGCGCCAACCAGACCGCCGAATCGATCGGCAACCTCGCGCAACTCGCGCAGGAGCTGCGTCGTTCGGTGGCCGACTTCAAGCTGCCGGCCTGA
- a CDS encoding twitching motility protein PilH gives MANILIIDDSPTDVKIFSGALERAGHKVTSVATAEAGIDAAHKTKPDLVLMDVIMPGMNGFQATRSLTKDPETSAIPVLIVTTKSMETDRMWGMRQGAKDVLVKPVSEKDLVAHVNKHLPADG, from the coding sequence ATGGCAAACATCCTGATCATCGACGACTCGCCCACCGACGTGAAGATTTTCTCGGGCGCGCTGGAGCGGGCCGGTCACAAGGTCACTTCGGTGGCGACCGCCGAAGCCGGCATCGATGCCGCGCACAAGACCAAGCCCGACCTGGTGTTGATGGATGTGATCATGCCCGGCATGAACGGCTTCCAAGCCACCCGCAGCCTCACCAAGGATCCGGAAACCAGCGCGATCCCGGTGCTGATCGTCACCACCAAGAGCATGGAAACCGACCGCATGTGGGGCATGCGCCAGGGCGCCAAGGACGTGCTGGTGAAGCCGGTCAGCGAGAAGGACCTGGTGGCGCACGTCAACAAGCATCTTCCCGCGGACGGCTGA